In one window of Phalacrocorax aristotelis chromosome W, bGulAri2.1, whole genome shotgun sequence DNA:
- the LOC142049423 gene encoding uncharacterized protein LOC142049423: MGDAVPGARRPPGASFTIEYLLSERADGGPRTPSPPGRTPPPAPRPPPEPGDKPSQSYIALISTAILSSPEKKLLLSDIYQWIMDNYPYFKNKEKSWRNSVRHNLSLNECFVKAGRSDNGKGHFWAIHPANLEDFAKGDYHRRRARRRVRRVNVGYYHPYTLYGLSCCCPCCPPVPPGPPLTLPALPPLTVPTGPHRCLPERGRWGWGRVPAPRGPGPLLPQPRPPFL; this comes from the exons ATGGGGGACGCGGTGCCCGGAGCACGGCGGCCGCCTGGGGCCTCCTTCACCATCGAGTACCTGCTGTCGGAGCGAGCTGATGGGGGACCCCgcaccccctctccccccgGCCGGACGCCCCCACCGGCCCCCCGGCCTCCCCCGGAGCCCGGGGACAAGCCTTCGCAGTCCTACATCGCCCTCATCTCCACAGCCATCCTCTCCTCCCCGGAGAAGAAGCTGCTGCTCTCCGACATCTACCAGTGGATCATGGACAACTACCCCTACTTCAAAAACAAG GAGAAGAGCTGGCGCAACAGTGTCCGCCACAACCTCTCCCTTAATGAGTGCTTCGTCAAAGCCGGCCGCAGCGACAACGGCAAAGGCCACTTCTGGGCCATCCACCCCGCCAACCTGGAGGATTTTGCCAAAGGCGACTACCATCGCCGGCGGGCCCGGCGGCGCGTCCGCAG GGTGAACGTCGGCTACTACCACCCCTACACCCTGTACggcctcagctgctgctgcccctgctgccccccggTGCCGCCTGGCCCCCCCCTCACCCTGCCTGCGCTGCCCCCCCTCACCGTGCCCACGGGCCCCCACCGCTGCCTGCCCGAGCGGGGacgctggggctggggacggGTCCCTGCTCCCCGAGGCCCCggccccctccttccccaaccCCGGCCCCCCTTCCTGTag